A genomic window from Luteitalea sp. includes:
- a CDS encoding transaldolase, which produces MTRMGPTCLWNDSAAEADLIYSLAQGAVGATCNPVIVLEVLKRELSIWQPRIAALARERPAATETEIAWRLAEEISATRAAMLGEVFEQHGGRNGRLSIQTDPRLYRDARALVEQALHFSQLAPNMIVKLPATRAGIEAMEEVTARGVSINATVSFSLPQALAVAEAVECGLRRREQQGDDVKTMGPVCTIMVGRLDDWLKVVADKKDITIEPGDLEWAGVAVFKKAYRIYRERGYRVRLLSAAFRNHMHWSELIGGDVVISPPCKWQRRFNASDVPVVPRIDQPVAPAIVEELLKKFPDFGRAYREDGLSIDELDTFPPTRRTLRQFMDACHQLDVQVRNVITADPEAELA; this is translated from the coding sequence ATGACGCGAATGGGGCCGACCTGTCTCTGGAACGACTCCGCCGCCGAGGCGGACCTGATCTACTCGCTCGCGCAGGGCGCTGTCGGCGCCACCTGCAATCCGGTGATCGTCCTCGAGGTGTTGAAGCGGGAGCTGTCCATCTGGCAGCCGCGGATCGCGGCGCTCGCGCGCGAGCGGCCGGCCGCCACCGAGACGGAGATCGCCTGGCGGCTCGCCGAGGAGATCTCCGCCACGCGCGCCGCGATGCTGGGCGAGGTATTCGAGCAGCACGGTGGCCGGAATGGCCGCCTGTCCATCCAGACGGACCCGCGCCTCTATCGTGACGCGCGCGCGCTCGTCGAGCAGGCGCTGCACTTCAGTCAGCTCGCGCCGAACATGATCGTGAAGCTGCCGGCGACGCGGGCTGGCATCGAGGCGATGGAGGAGGTCACGGCGCGCGGTGTGAGCATCAACGCGACGGTCTCGTTCTCGCTGCCGCAGGCGCTGGCGGTCGCGGAGGCCGTCGAGTGCGGGCTCCGTCGGCGCGAGCAGCAGGGAGACGACGTCAAAACGATGGGGCCGGTGTGCACGATCATGGTCGGCCGGCTCGACGACTGGCTGAAGGTGGTCGCAGACAAGAAGGACATCACGATCGAGCCGGGCGATCTCGAATGGGCCGGCGTCGCGGTGTTCAAGAAGGCGTATCGCATCTATCGCGAGCGCGGGTACCGCGTGCGGCTGCTGTCGGCGGCGTTTCGGAATCACATGCACTGGAGCGAGCTCATCGGTGGCGATGTGGTGATCTCGCCGCCGTGCAAGTGGCAGAGGCGCTTCAACGCGTCGGACGTGCCGGTCGTGCCTCGCATCGATCAGCCGGTCGCGCCCGCCATCGTCGAGGAGTTGCTGAAGAAGTTCCCCGACTTCGGACGGGCGTACCGCGAGGACGGCTTGTCGATCGACGAGCTCGACACGTTTCCGCCGACGCGCCGCACCCTACGTCAGTTCATGGACGCGTGCCATCAGCTCGACGTCCAAGTGCGCAACGTGATCACGGCCGATCCGGAGGCCGAGCTGGCTTGA